The following coding sequences are from one Buchnera aphidicola (Melaphis rhois) window:
- a CDS encoding 3-deoxy-7-phosphoheptulonate synthase yields the protein MKKTDELRTIRIDPLITPVELAQRHPITSSIMETVITARKNIANIMTGTDLRLLVVIGPCSVHDPVAAVEYAKKLSELRKKYSSRLEIIMRTYFEKPRTVVGWKGLISDPDLNGSFRVNHGLSIARKLLLDINNLGLPAATEFLDIVIGQFIADLISWGAIGARTTESQIHREMASALSCPVGFKNGTDGNIRIAIDAIRAASVKHLFLAPDKHGQMTINHTSGNPFGHVIMRGGKSPNYHAKDIALAVKYLQEFNLLEYLMIDFSHGNCLKQHRRQCDVGESISKQIRDGSTAIFGVMIESFIEEGSQKVIHDKPLIYGKSITDPCLGWNDSVYLLKNLADAVSSRF from the coding sequence ATGAAAAAGACAGATGAATTGAGAACGATACGAATTGATCCATTGATTACTCCAGTTGAATTAGCACAACGTCATCCTATTACATCTTCTATCATGGAAACTGTTATTACAGCTAGAAAGAATATAGCTAATATTATGACGGGAACTGATCTTCGTTTATTAGTTGTAATAGGACCTTGTTCAGTTCATGATCCCGTAGCCGCAGTAGAGTACGCAAAAAAGTTAAGCGAATTACGAAAAAAATATTCCTCTCGACTTGAAATTATAATGCGTACTTATTTTGAGAAGCCCCGTACTGTAGTAGGATGGAAAGGACTTATTTCAGATCCTGATTTGAATGGTAGTTTTCGTGTCAATCATGGTTTATCAATTGCTAGAAAATTGTTATTAGACATTAATAACTTGGGGCTTCCAGCTGCAACTGAATTTTTAGATATAGTAATCGGACAATTTATCGCAGATTTAATTAGTTGGGGTGCAATAGGTGCAAGAACAACTGAAAGTCAAATTCATCGCGAAATGGCTTCAGCATTGTCTTGTCCAGTGGGATTTAAAAATGGAACTGATGGAAATATACGTATTGCAATAGATGCTATTCGCGCTGCAAGTGTAAAACATTTATTTTTAGCGCCTGATAAACATGGGCAGATGACTATTAATCATACTAGCGGCAATCCATTTGGACATGTTATTATGAGAGGGGGCAAATCACCTAATTATCATGCTAAAGATATAGCTTTAGCTGTAAAGTACTTACAGGAGTTTAATCTTTTAGAGTATTTAATGATTGATTTTAGTCATGGTAATTGTTTAAAACAACATAGACGACAATGTGATGTAGGAGAGTCTATTTCTAAACAAATAAGAGATGGTTCTACAGCTATATTTGGAGTTATGATTGAAAGCTTCATTGAAGAAGGTTCTCAGAAAGTAATTCATGATAAGCCACTAATTTATGGAAAATCAATAACAGATCCTTGCTTAGGTTGGAATGATAGCGTGTATCTTCTTAAAAACTTGGCAGATGCTGTAAGTAGTAGATTTTAA
- a CDS encoding HesB/IscA family protein — protein MNKNTELTLFLKATHNKNIKGIKISHQAERQMYKLIKKENKIGIRLGIKKIGCAGMKHYMELIETICHTDISFNSKKILILVDSKYISILDGIEIDFIKTGINYVFKFNNKKIKNLCGCGESFNI, from the coding sequence ATGAACAAAAATACTGAATTAACACTATTTTTAAAAGCAACACATAATAAAAATATAAAAGGAATAAAAATCAGTCATCAAGCAGAACGACAAATGTATAAATTGATAAAAAAAGAAAATAAAATAGGGATCAGATTAGGAATCAAAAAAATAGGATGTGCTGGAATGAAACATTATATGGAACTTATAGAAACCATATGTCATACTGATATCAGTTTTAACTCCAAAAAAATACTAATTTTAGTAGATTCAAAATATATATCCATATTAGATGGAATAGAAATAGACTTTATAAAAACAGGAATAAATTACGTTTTTAAATTTAATAATAAAAAAATTAAAAACTTATGCGGTTGCGGAGAAAGTTTTAACATATAA
- the ydiK gene encoding AI-2E family transporter YdiK: MQDKREGMDLPQAIFSLIFIIIMIFSSLWIMRPFFLGFAWASMVVIATWPIFLKLQILLWGNRACAVLTMIIILLLIFIIPIVCIVNSLIDNSTSVISWLNSDNLKFPDLYWLQEIPVIGSKLFSSYQKLLNEGGSELITKVQPYMGKTTEFFVIQAGHFGRFIIHLVFMLVFSSLLYWNGERMRNVIRHFAVRLGSHSGDSVVSLAGQAIRAVALGVVVTALVQGILGGIGLAISGIPYSSLLMMLIIVFCLVQLGPLPVLIPAIMWLYWNGNTTWGTVLLIWSCIVCVLDHILRPVLIRIGADLPTVLILSGVIGGLIAFGMIGLFIGPVVLVISYRLISSWMDEIPAPSSLSKDSIEQFLLKDKIKKND; this comes from the coding sequence ATGCAAGATAAACGAGAAGGTATGGATTTGCCACAAGCAATTTTTTCGCTAATATTTATTATTATTATGATATTTTCTAGTTTATGGATCATGCGTCCATTTTTTTTAGGATTTGCTTGGGCTAGTATGGTAGTTATAGCAACATGGCCTATATTCTTAAAGTTACAAATATTATTATGGGGAAATAGAGCATGTGCTGTTTTAACAATGATTATTATTTTGTTATTAATTTTCATTATTCCTATTGTTTGCATAGTAAACAGTTTAATCGATAATAGTACTTCAGTAATTAGTTGGTTAAATTCAGATAATTTAAAGTTTCCAGATTTATATTGGTTGCAGGAAATTCCTGTAATTGGATCAAAATTATTTTCTAGTTATCAGAAATTACTAAATGAAGGTGGTTCTGAGTTAATTACTAAAGTTCAACCTTATATGGGGAAAACTACTGAATTTTTTGTAATTCAAGCAGGTCATTTTGGACGATTTATTATTCATTTAGTGTTTATGTTAGTTTTTAGTTCTCTATTGTATTGGAATGGGGAAAGAATGAGAAACGTTATTAGACATTTTGCTGTTCGATTAGGATCACATTCCGGAGATTCAGTAGTGTCACTCGCTGGTCAAGCCATTAGAGCAGTGGCTTTGGGAGTTGTTGTTACTGCATTAGTTCAAGGTATTTTAGGAGGAATAGGGTTAGCAATTTCCGGAATTCCATATTCTTCGTTACTAATGATGTTAATAATTGTTTTTTGTTTAGTACAATTAGGTCCATTACCTGTATTAATTCCAGCAATTATGTGGTTATATTGGAATGGAAACACTACTTGGGGAACTGTTTTGTTGATTTGGAGTTGTATAGTATGCGTGTTAGATCATATACTACGACCTGTTCTTATACGCATCGGTGCTGATTTACCAACTGTATTAATCTTATCTGGTGTTATAGGTGGTTTAATAGCATTTGGAATGATTGGTCTGTTTATTGGTCCAGTAGTTTTAGTTATATCTTATCGTCTTATTTCTTCTTGGATGGATGAAATACCGGCTCCAAGTTCTTTATCAAAAGATTCAATAGAACAGTTTTTATTAAAAGATAAAATTAAAAAAAATGATTAG